A genome region from Bombilactobacillus bombi includes the following:
- a CDS encoding manganese-dependent inorganic pyrophosphatase: protein MAKELVFGHLNPDTDAIVAAIAYSQLQNQLGYETEAVALGEPNDETKFVLDYFDQVTPRVIDKIGDQVQAVMLVDHNEAQQSVPDIDTVAVTHVVDHHRIANFKTTSPLFYHAEPVGCTSTILWKMYNENEVQIPQKIAGLMLSAIISDTLLLKSPTTTDDDRQAVQALADVANVDYQDYGLKMLKAGTNIAAKTAEDLIDADAKTFDMGGHNVRIAQVNVVDLAEALERQSEFEDAMKQSSQTNGYDLFLLAITNVLDSDTTMVVTGDNDLQTKVAKAFNHDIENSRLDLPGVVSRKKQIVPPLQQQF, encoded by the coding sequence TTGGCAAAAGAATTAGTATTTGGGCATTTAAATCCTGATACCGATGCAATTGTAGCAGCAATTGCTTACTCACAATTGCAAAATCAATTAGGATATGAGACAGAGGCAGTAGCCTTAGGCGAACCTAATGATGAAACTAAATTTGTACTTGATTATTTCGATCAAGTAACTCCTAGAGTTATCGACAAAATTGGTGATCAAGTTCAAGCAGTTATGTTAGTTGATCATAATGAAGCACAACAAAGTGTACCAGATATCGATACTGTGGCAGTAACACATGTGGTTGACCACCATCGAATCGCTAATTTTAAGACCACTTCACCGCTATTTTATCATGCAGAACCAGTTGGATGTACGAGTACGATTTTGTGGAAAATGTATAATGAAAATGAAGTTCAAATTCCGCAAAAAATTGCTGGCTTGATGTTATCTGCTATCATTTCAGACACGTTATTATTAAAGTCACCAACCACCACTGATGATGATCGTCAAGCTGTTCAAGCTTTAGCTGATGTGGCCAATGTTGATTATCAAGATTATGGCTTAAAGATGTTAAAAGCAGGAACTAATATTGCTGCCAAAACAGCAGAAGACCTAATAGATGCTGATGCTAAAACCTTTGATATGGGTGGCCATAATGTTCGAATTGCCCAAGTTAACGTTGTTGATTTGGCTGAGGCTTTGGAGCGACAATCAGAGTTTGAAGATGCGATGAAGCAAAGTAGTCAGACTAATGGTTATGATTTATTTTTATTGGCAATTACTAATGTTTTAGACAGTGATACAACGATGGTTGTTACTGGAGATAATGATTTACAAACTAAGGTTGCCAAAGCATTCAACCACGATATTGAGAATTCTCGATTAGATTTACCTGGTGTAGTATCCAGAAAGAAACAAATTGTACCGCCATTACAACAACAATTTTAA
- a CDS encoding ABC transporter permease yields MKKILRKNIWREFQFSFSRFLSVTILLALGVFVLVGLKSTGTDMRLTANQYYKQHHLADAQLTSNLPLTKSDQNKIQNQLKKHHGQSFSVAEQQDSIIAHSQDVIRLQNLTTNVSQAKLVKGHFPHHENEIVLNVQDQNHYKIGDWLKLEKKNSHNLKNQNLKIVGFVTSSDYLDKSQLGTTTLKNGRVNTFGYLKQSAFKKFQPTIIKLNFNNVNRQAYNDTYERQIQKNVDQLQHSMNTLAKDKNQQLQRHWQNIYQQKALQLQQLLQFNSPVLNQQIIQGQNQLQQLKNKIKQIPPVEYTIQTRSDYNYGYNTFGEEAKRIDILSNVFPYVFFIVALIVCFTTMSRMASEKREELGLLTGLGYSHFDAIKVFLVYGSLSGLLGAAIGAYLGSTFLTTKIYEAYSANYALPSLTIQPVWTWILVASVIAFAVAVLPALSVALQELRSEPAILLQPTVPTKGGKILLEKLTWVWQKISFKYQVTFRNIFRYKARMLMTIIGIFGCTALLITGFGIRDSLTGIVKTQYQQLIHYDEVNIFKPGVTTTQKNNYLQKIKKHNNVKQAQLINYQSMYVRGKQNINNQEVTLMAASNFQQLNKFVSLKTINEQPIESKNLQGIVVTQKLAESMHLKVGDYLKFENKIGQQYQARIGAISKMYAGHFIFMTAAQYQHILGQQFIANSLIVNNKQRSSQKINHLSTWLNRQPETLTIIRSDTIKDAINYILDGLNNLIFIIIICSSLLALVVLYTLTNINVSERLRELATMKVIGFYQSEVVMSIFRETIFLTIGGIILGFGGGYLLHHYIMQTLPPQNVMVSMYLRNSNFLISTIMTLIFAIFVMIIMSQKIKKIDMLAALKAVD; encoded by the coding sequence ATGAAAAAAATATTACGAAAAAACATTTGGCGAGAGTTTCAATTTTCTTTTTCACGCTTTTTATCAGTAACTATTTTATTAGCCTTAGGTGTTTTTGTTTTGGTTGGCTTGAAATCTACTGGAACTGATATGCGCTTAACAGCTAATCAGTACTATAAGCAACATCATTTGGCTGATGCCCAACTAACTAGTAATTTGCCCTTAACTAAATCTGATCAAAACAAAATTCAAAACCAACTCAAAAAGCATCATGGCCAATCATTCTCTGTTGCTGAACAACAAGATAGTATTATTGCTCATTCACAAGATGTTATTCGATTACAAAATCTAACCACAAATGTTTCGCAAGCCAAATTAGTCAAGGGTCATTTTCCCCATCATGAAAATGAAATTGTACTAAATGTTCAAGATCAAAATCACTACAAGATTGGCGATTGGTTAAAACTAGAAAAGAAAAACAGCCACAACTTAAAAAACCAAAACCTAAAAATTGTAGGTTTTGTTACTTCTAGTGACTATTTAGATAAATCACAATTAGGAACAACTACTCTCAAAAATGGACGGGTTAATACTTTCGGATATTTAAAGCAAAGCGCTTTTAAAAAATTTCAACCTACTATTATTAAGTTGAATTTTAATAATGTTAATCGTCAAGCATATAACGATACTTACGAACGTCAAATCCAAAAAAATGTAGACCAATTACAGCATTCTATGAACACTTTGGCAAAAGATAAAAATCAGCAATTACAACGTCATTGGCAAAATATCTATCAGCAAAAAGCATTACAGTTACAACAATTACTTCAATTCAATTCCCCTGTACTTAATCAACAAATCATTCAAGGACAAAACCAATTACAGCAATTAAAAAATAAAATTAAACAAATTCCTCCAGTTGAATATACTATTCAGACTCGAAGTGATTACAATTATGGATATAATACTTTTGGTGAAGAAGCTAAGCGAATTGATATTTTATCCAATGTTTTTCCTTATGTCTTCTTTATAGTAGCTTTAATTGTTTGTTTTACGACAATGTCGCGCATGGCTAGTGAAAAACGGGAAGAATTGGGATTATTAACAGGATTAGGTTACTCACATTTTGATGCTATAAAAGTATTTTTAGTTTATGGATCTTTATCTGGCTTATTAGGCGCAGCAATCGGGGCTTATTTAGGTTCAACGTTTTTAACAACCAAAATTTACGAAGCTTACTCAGCTAATTATGCCTTGCCTTCTCTTACAATCCAACCAGTGTGGACCTGGATTCTGGTCGCATCTGTGATTGCATTTGCAGTAGCTGTTTTACCAGCCTTATCGGTTGCATTGCAAGAACTAAGAAGTGAACCAGCTATTTTATTACAACCTACAGTTCCTACTAAAGGCGGAAAAATTTTATTAGAAAAACTTACTTGGGTGTGGCAAAAAATTAGTTTTAAATATCAGGTCACTTTTCGTAATATTTTTCGATATAAAGCACGCATGTTAATGACAATAATTGGTATTTTCGGGTGTACAGCACTCTTGATTACCGGCTTTGGTATTCGTGATTCATTGACTGGAATTGTTAAAACGCAATATCAACAATTAATTCATTATGATGAAGTTAATATTTTTAAACCCGGCGTTACAACTACCCAAAAAAATAATTATTTACAAAAAATTAAAAAGCATAATAATGTTAAACAAGCTCAGTTAATCAACTATCAATCTATGTATGTTCGTGGTAAGCAAAATATTAATAATCAAGAAGTCACACTGATGGCTGCTTCCAACTTCCAACAACTTAATAAATTTGTAAGCTTAAAAACTATTAATGAGCAACCAATTGAATCGAAAAACCTTCAAGGCATAGTTGTTACCCAAAAGTTAGCTGAATCGATGCATTTAAAGGTTGGTGATTATTTAAAATTTGAAAATAAGATTGGACAACAATATCAAGCCCGCATTGGAGCTATTAGTAAAATGTATGCTGGTCATTTTATTTTTATGACCGCAGCCCAATATCAGCATATATTGGGACAGCAATTTATAGCTAATTCGCTGATTGTTAATAACAAACAGCGATCATCGCAAAAAATTAATCATCTTTCGACGTGGCTTAACCGGCAACCAGAAACTTTAACGATTATCCGTTCAGATACCATCAAAGATGCTATCAATTATATTTTGGATGGTTTAAATAATTTAATCTTCATTATTATAATTTGTTCGTCACTTTTAGCCTTAGTCGTCTTATATACTTTAACCAATATTAATGTTTCTGAAAGGTTACGTGAGTTAGCAACAATGAAAGTTATTGGTTTTTATCAATCTGAAGTAGTGATGTCAATCTTTCGAGAAACTATTTTTCTGACAATTGGTGGAATTATTTTAGGATTTGGTGGTGGTTATTTGCTACATCATTATATTATGCAAACACTGCCTCCACAAAATGTGATGGTCAGCATGTATTTACGTAATTCTAATTTTTTGATTTCTACTATTATGACCCTGATTTTTGCAATTTTTGTGATGATCATCATGTCCCAAAAAATTAAAAAAATTGATATGTTGGCCGCTTTAAAGGCCGTTGACTAA
- a CDS encoding ABC transporter ATP-binding protein — MSYIHLQNVSKIYNSGQSNEIKANDNINFDLQAGELTIIVGESGAGKSTLLDILGGMDTVTSGEVIINNEKISNYNHHQLTTFRRNSIGFVFQFYNLLPNLTARENVELAAELVPQALSVTDVLAKVGLSERQDNFPGELSGGEQQRVAIARAIVKNPALLLCDEPTGALDYHTGKKILKFLQDFCHSKNKNVIIVTHNQMIKPMADHILEISDGKIKHDEINSHPTPVEEIEW; from the coding sequence ATGTCTTATATACATTTGCAAAATGTTTCAAAAATTTATAATTCTGGACAAAGCAACGAAATCAAAGCCAATGACAATATTAATTTTGATTTGCAAGCTGGTGAATTAACTATTATTGTGGGCGAATCAGGTGCAGGTAAATCGACATTACTTGATATTTTAGGAGGAATGGATACTGTTACTTCTGGTGAAGTGATTATAAATAATGAAAAAATTTCCAACTATAATCACCATCAATTAACAACCTTTAGACGCAATTCCATTGGTTTTGTTTTTCAATTTTATAACTTATTGCCTAATTTAACCGCTCGCGAAAATGTTGAATTAGCTGCTGAATTAGTACCTCAAGCTTTAAGTGTGACAGATGTATTAGCTAAAGTGGGCCTTAGTGAACGTCAAGATAATTTCCCCGGAGAACTCTCAGGTGGAGAACAACAACGAGTTGCCATTGCACGAGCAATTGTTAAAAATCCCGCATTACTACTTTGTGATGAACCAACTGGCGCTTTAGATTACCATACAGGTAAAAAGATTTTAAAATTTTTGCAAGATTTTTGCCATTCCAAAAATAAAAACGTTATCATTGTAACACATAATCAAATGATCAAACCAATGGCTGATCACATTCTGGAAATATCTGATGGTAAAATTAAGCACGATGAAATCAACTCTCACCCTACTCCTGTAGAAGAGATAGAGTGGTAA
- a CDS encoding ArgE/DapE family deacylase, whose protein sequence is MNEEDKIAILSKLISYKSVNDHEKQVALYLQSLLQENGIESKLVPVSGDRANLVAEIGTGKPVLAISGHMDVVDVQEKNWDTDPFQLTEQGDKLYGRGTTDMKAGLAAIVIALIELKQSKTPINGTIRFMATAGEEVGQEGAEVLQKEGYMKDVDSLLIAEPSGFIAVYASKGELDIDIKSIGKAAHSSMPALGNNAVEHLLNVLNDIQKQLKNLMDEAENEVLGKTVFNIDVIKGGTQPNAIPGSAEAVLNIRTIPELPNQKILDIIQNTIDQYNAHTTGQIALECGMNIVPILGNKDARLLKLVQKIGQPYLQKQNYTAEQIKQFEQQAKLSGIPFSADEILAVGVSGGTDASKFFIDQPTNCNYVVFGPGNGNSHQDNEFVSKAMYLEFIEIFKKVIVEFFK, encoded by the coding sequence ATGAATGAAGAAGACAAAATTGCAATTTTAAGCAAGTTAATCAGTTATAAATCTGTCAATGATCATGAAAAACAAGTTGCTTTGTATCTACAATCTTTACTACAGGAAAATGGAATTGAAAGTAAGTTGGTTCCGGTTAGTGGCGATCGTGCTAATTTAGTAGCCGAAATTGGAACTGGCAAACCGGTATTAGCAATATCGGGGCACATGGATGTTGTGGATGTCCAAGAAAAGAATTGGGATACAGATCCCTTTCAACTAACTGAACAAGGAGATAAATTATACGGACGCGGTACTACAGATATGAAAGCGGGATTAGCCGCTATTGTAATTGCTTTAATTGAATTGAAACAAAGTAAGACACCAATTAATGGTACAATTCGCTTTATGGCAACCGCAGGAGAAGAAGTTGGCCAAGAAGGTGCTGAAGTTTTGCAAAAAGAAGGCTATATGAAAGATGTCGATAGCTTATTAATAGCTGAACCATCAGGATTTATAGCTGTGTATGCCAGCAAAGGTGAATTAGATATTGATATTAAATCCATTGGAAAAGCTGCACATAGTTCCATGCCAGCTTTAGGTAATAATGCAGTAGAACATTTGTTAAATGTTTTAAATGATATTCAAAAACAATTAAAGAATCTGATGGATGAAGCTGAAAATGAGGTCCTTGGAAAAACAGTCTTTAATATTGATGTTATTAAAGGTGGTACCCAACCTAATGCTATTCCTGGATCTGCAGAAGCTGTTTTAAATATTCGGACCATTCCAGAATTACCTAATCAAAAGATACTAGATATTATTCAAAACACAATAGACCAATATAATGCCCATACAACTGGCCAGATCGCTTTAGAATGTGGTATGAATATTGTGCCGATTTTAGGTAATAAAGACGCACGCTTATTGAAATTAGTACAAAAAATTGGACAACCTTATTTACAAAAACAAAATTATACTGCAGAACAAATTAAGCAATTTGAACAGCAAGCCAAATTATCAGGAATTCCATTTTCTGCTGATGAAATCTTAGCGGTAGGGGTTTCGGGTGGAACTGATGCTTCTAAGTTCTTTATTGATCAACCTACTAATTGTAACTATGTTGTTTTTGGTCCAGGTAATGGTAATTCTCATCAAGATAATGAATTTGTTTCAAAAGCAATGTATTTAGAATTTATCGAAATATTTAAAAAAGTTATTGTAGAATTTTTTAAATAA
- a CDS encoding LysR family transcriptional regulator gives MNSGKDDFINSLTSKSLSYFAKLAHTLSYTKTARSLGITQPALTQQIKKLEHGIGTPLFYTVGKQINLTDAGRILLSAVTDIYQTMITAVDNIQKSTMASTGSIRIGLLATIEDQVLEDFIIHYNDLQPEVEIEVSLLTRRALWSDLENNQIDIAIMYLPDKSIKNWKQYCARKIMDERLILLHNNKKWIQKKSLKLKYVTAHPWVTYPNDYYLTELLREHFKNQLIDPPKSQGRFASPLQILRFAQQKNYYAAFPESFVIANQDKIHLYQTPLDPKIKFEMSFIFRHEKSSIPRIANFFECWDEYISKKSYYERLQDYRPM, from the coding sequence ATGAATTCTGGTAAAGATGATTTTATTAATTCATTAACTTCTAAATCGTTGAGTTATTTTGCTAAGTTAGCTCATACTTTAAGTTACACTAAAACAGCAAGATCATTGGGAATTACACAACCAGCTCTAACTCAGCAAATCAAAAAATTAGAACATGGTATTGGCACTCCTTTATTTTATACAGTGGGAAAGCAAATTAATCTAACTGATGCAGGACGGATACTTTTAAGTGCAGTGACTGACATTTACCAAACCATGATTACAGCTGTTGACAATATTCAAAAATCTACCATGGCTTCAACCGGCTCAATTAGGATTGGCTTACTAGCAACTATTGAGGACCAAGTTTTAGAAGATTTCATTATTCACTATAATGATTTACAACCAGAAGTAGAAATCGAAGTATCACTTCTTACGCGCCGAGCTTTATGGAGTGATTTGGAAAATAACCAAATTGATATTGCTATTATGTATCTTCCAGATAAATCAATTAAAAACTGGAAACAATATTGTGCACGGAAGATTATGGATGAACGTTTAATTTTGTTGCATAATAATAAAAAATGGATTCAAAAAAAATCTTTAAAACTTAAATACGTGACAGCTCATCCTTGGGTAACATACCCTAATGATTACTATTTAACTGAGCTTTTGCGAGAACACTTCAAAAATCAATTAATTGATCCGCCCAAAAGTCAAGGACGGTTTGCCTCACCTTTACAAATTTTGCGGTTTGCTCAACAAAAAAATTATTATGCAGCCTTTCCAGAGAGTTTTGTGATCGCCAATCAAGATAAGATTCACTTATATCAAACTCCACTAGATCCAAAAATTAAATTTGAAATGAGTTTTATTTTTCGTCATGAAAAATCCAGTATTCCAAGAATTGCTAATTTCTTTGAATGTTGGGACGAATATATTTCTAAGAAATCCTATTATGAACGATTACAAGATTATCGCCCTATGTAG
- the parC gene encoding DNA topoisomerase IV subunit A — MADSSKIQELSLEEIMGDRFGRYSKYIIQERALPDVRDGLKPVQRRILYAMHVDGNTFDKAFRKSAKSVGNVMGNFHPHGDTPIYEALVRLSQSWKLRVPLIEMHGNNGSMDGDPPAAMRYTEARLSKASEALLQDIEKDVVDMVLNFDDTLEEPTVLPARFPNLLVNGATGISAGYATEIPPHNLGEVIDATIALIDNPELTLDEAMQYVQGPDFPTGGILQGKSGIKKAYQTGRGKVILRSKTKIQELRGHRSQIIVTEIPYEVNKALLVKKIDEIRLLKTIDGIAEVRDESDRHGLSIVIELKRDVNAQAVLNYLFKNTDLQVTYNFNMVAIAKMRPQQLGLLPILKAYIDHQKEVVLRRTNFDLDKAQKRLHIVDGLIKALSILDQVIHTIRASKNKSDAVKNLVAEHQFSKEQASAIVALQLYRLTNTDVTQLQKEQAQLQKSIIGYQAIIANPKQLLKVIKQELQAIKKEFATPRLTKIEAEVAEIKIDRRVMVTEETVRVLVSRQGYLKRSSLRSYQASTATDNGLRPEDNPILDCEASTLDHLYIFTNQGHLIYRPIHELDDVRWKDTGQHLSQTIGLNPDEEILNAFVFKDLKGPGKFLFATTDGYIKQVKFADLLPGRTYRSRAIKTMKLHSDNSKILRVFYLSESNANLQVIGFTEKSYALRFSIEEIPIVRAQAAGVKFMSLKDQDQVVDYDVVDPSKKQFIIILTQRGAFKKMELSELSESSRARRGVLTLRELKNKPHRIKIARLLTNDEILKVMTTNAGEIDIDPSEFNFGDRYSNGSFVIDLEKSGTIEQAFINARPTTSNNSENKGDNNE; from the coding sequence GTGGCAGATAGTTCCAAAATTCAAGAGCTTTCTTTGGAAGAAATTATGGGTGATCGTTTTGGTCGCTATTCCAAATATATTATTCAAGAACGAGCTCTTCCAGATGTGCGTGATGGACTGAAGCCAGTACAGCGGCGAATTCTCTATGCAATGCATGTAGATGGCAATACTTTTGACAAGGCTTTTCGTAAATCTGCCAAATCGGTTGGTAATGTAATGGGTAATTTTCATCCACATGGGGACACGCCTATTTATGAAGCTTTAGTTCGGTTAAGTCAATCATGGAAATTACGAGTACCTTTAATTGAAATGCATGGTAATAATGGTTCCATGGATGGCGATCCTCCAGCAGCTATGCGTTATACTGAGGCTCGTTTGAGCAAAGCTTCAGAAGCGTTATTACAGGATATTGAAAAAGATGTTGTCGATATGGTTTTAAATTTCGACGACACGTTAGAAGAACCAACAGTTTTACCAGCACGTTTTCCTAATTTGTTAGTCAATGGTGCTACTGGTATTTCTGCCGGTTATGCTACTGAGATTCCTCCGCATAATTTAGGTGAAGTCATTGATGCTACTATTGCCTTAATTGATAATCCCGAGTTGACTTTAGATGAGGCTATGCAATATGTACAAGGTCCCGATTTCCCTACGGGTGGAATTTTGCAAGGAAAAAGTGGCATTAAAAAAGCTTATCAAACTGGTCGTGGCAAAGTAATTTTACGTTCTAAAACGAAAATTCAAGAATTACGCGGTCATCGCAGTCAAATTATTGTAACGGAAATTCCATATGAAGTTAATAAAGCACTTTTAGTAAAAAAGATTGATGAAATAAGATTACTAAAAACAATTGATGGTATTGCTGAGGTGCGAGATGAATCTGATCGACATGGATTAAGCATTGTGATTGAACTAAAACGTGATGTCAATGCGCAAGCAGTTTTGAATTACTTATTCAAAAATACCGATTTACAAGTGACTTATAATTTCAACATGGTGGCAATTGCTAAGATGCGCCCCCAGCAACTGGGACTTTTGCCAATCCTAAAGGCTTATATTGATCATCAAAAGGAAGTAGTTTTAAGAAGAACTAACTTTGATTTGGACAAGGCTCAAAAGAGATTGCATATTGTTGATGGCTTAATTAAGGCTCTTTCAATTCTTGATCAAGTAATTCATACCATTAGAGCCAGCAAGAATAAAAGTGATGCAGTTAAAAATTTAGTAGCTGAACATCAATTTTCTAAAGAACAAGCCAGCGCAATTGTGGCATTGCAACTGTATCGTCTAACAAATACAGATGTTACACAACTTCAAAAAGAACAGGCGCAGCTACAAAAATCAATTATTGGCTATCAAGCTATCATTGCTAATCCAAAGCAATTATTGAAGGTTATTAAACAAGAATTACAAGCGATTAAAAAAGAATTTGCTACACCCCGGCTGACGAAAATTGAAGCAGAAGTTGCTGAAATAAAAATTGATCGGCGAGTGATGGTAACTGAAGAAACAGTTCGAGTTTTAGTTAGTCGACAAGGATATCTTAAACGGAGTAGTTTGCGCTCATATCAAGCTTCAACTGCAACCGATAATGGTTTGCGTCCGGAAGATAATCCAATCCTAGATTGTGAAGCTTCAACTTTAGATCACCTTTATATTTTTACTAATCAAGGACATTTAATTTATCGTCCAATTCATGAACTAGACGATGTGCGTTGGAAAGATACTGGTCAACATTTATCACAAACTATTGGCTTAAATCCAGATGAAGAAATATTAAATGCTTTTGTGTTTAAAGACTTAAAAGGTCCGGGCAAGTTTTTATTTGCGACCACTGATGGTTATATCAAGCAAGTGAAATTTGCAGATTTGTTACCGGGAAGGACTTATCGTTCGCGCGCAATAAAAACCATGAAATTACATTCTGATAATAGTAAAATTTTGCGTGTTTTTTATTTGTCTGAATCAAATGCTAATTTACAAGTGATTGGTTTTACGGAAAAATCTTATGCATTGCGTTTTAGTATTGAGGAAATACCTATCGTGCGTGCGCAAGCCGCTGGTGTTAAATTTATGTCCCTTAAGGATCAAGACCAAGTGGTGGATTATGATGTAGTGGATCCGTCTAAAAAGCAATTTATCATCATCTTGACTCAAAGAGGAGCTTTCAAGAAAATGGAACTATCTGAACTTTCAGAAAGTTCCCGAGCCCGTCGTGGAGTTTTAACTTTACGAGAATTAAAGAATAAGCCTCATCGAATAAAAATTGCGCGTTTGCTAACTAATGATGAGATATTAAAAGTTATGACTACAAATGCTGGCGAAATTGACATTGATCCTAGCGAATTTAATTTTGGTGATCGTTACTCTAATGGTTCTTTTGTTATTGATTTGGAAAAATCAGGTACAATTGAGCAAGCATTCATAAATGCACGTCCAACTACATCAAACAATTCTGAAAATAAGGGAGACAACAATGAATAA
- the xerS gene encoding tyrosine recombinase XerS, which produces MQKEIYIQKNDKLVATMPFYVKKYYLDKSTVPLSPSTLYQYLNEFRRFFNWLIDTNITHTHQIKDISLADLEHLSKEDLGLYKAFLLNRGKETSQNPRTTLSHRTVNRSLNALSALFRYLTVESETETGEPYFYRNVMKKISLVPDSETLQTRAHNIKSQLMLENDQQYLDFIWHSYAKKLTNKRQAKLFERDWERDLAINALMLGSGIRVSELTNANIKDLNFKQAQITVLRKGGKQDLVPIANWVLKYIQPYLLIRNERYQAATTPALFVTKGSKGPRRISSATVELLVAKYSSAFNNIRITPHKLRHTLASKLYLETHNEHLVATQLGQTSTKATGLYTHIIDTEQKNALDQLNSDSD; this is translated from the coding sequence ATGCAAAAAGAAATTTATATTCAAAAAAACGACAAACTCGTAGCTACTATGCCTTTTTATGTTAAAAAATATTATTTGGATAAATCCACCGTCCCATTGTCTCCCTCAACGTTATATCAATATCTTAATGAATTTCGGCGTTTCTTTAATTGGTTAATTGATACCAATATCACCCACACTCACCAAATTAAAGATATTTCTCTTGCTGATCTTGAGCATTTAAGCAAAGAAGATTTAGGACTTTATAAAGCTTTTTTATTAAATCGAGGTAAAGAAACTTCCCAAAATCCCAGAACAACGTTATCGCATCGCACAGTTAATCGTTCTTTAAATGCTTTATCTGCTTTGTTTCGCTATTTAACAGTTGAATCTGAAACTGAAACCGGCGAACCATATTTTTATCGAAACGTTATGAAAAAAATATCTTTAGTACCTGATAGTGAAACTCTCCAAACTAGAGCCCATAATATCAAATCGCAATTAATGTTAGAAAATGATCAACAATATTTAGATTTTATTTGGCATTCCTATGCAAAAAAATTAACCAATAAACGTCAAGCAAAACTATTTGAACGGGATTGGGAGCGTGACTTAGCAATTAATGCTTTAATGTTAGGCAGCGGTATTCGAGTTTCTGAATTAACTAATGCTAATATCAAAGATTTAAATTTTAAACAAGCTCAAATTACTGTCTTACGCAAAGGTGGTAAGCAAGATTTAGTCCCAATAGCTAATTGGGTTTTAAAATATATTCAACCATACTTATTAATTCGCAATGAACGCTACCAAGCTGCCACTACCCCTGCCCTCTTTGTCACTAAGGGGAGCAAAGGGCCACGAAGGATTTCTAGTGCTACCGTTGAACTATTAGTTGCTAAGTATTCTTCGGCATTCAATAATATTCGTATTACTCCTCACAAATTACGGCATACATTAGCTTCTAAACTATATTTAGAAACTCATAATGAACATTTAGTGGCTACCCAATTGGGACAAACTTCTACTAAAGCCACCGGTTTGTATACTCATATTATCGATACTGAACAAAAAAATGCGCTTGATCAGCTAAATTCAGATAGCGACTAA